The following is a genomic window from Fusobacterium sp..
AATTTTTCTGTTTTTTCCTGTGCTTTTACTTCAATTTTACTCATTTCCAATGGTTTTCCATCACCAGCTTCTGCATATATAACTCCATTTGAATAAACCATTACCATTAATGCAGACAAAATTATTACTGTTCTTTTCATCTTTATTGCCTCCTCTATTATAGAATTTTATTTGTATCATATAAGAATATTTCTTTATATAAATAATTATAAACGTTCAACTTAGTTTAAGGTCAAGATTTTTTTAAATAAATTTAATAAAAATCTTATGGTAAATTTTATCTTTATTTGTTATCATTATATATAAAATACAATAAGTTTTAATTTTTTACTTAAAATTATTCAAGGAGGAAATATGCAAAAATATTTTTTAATTGGAGAAATCTCTGAACTTCTTAAAATTCCACGTTCAACATTAAGATATTATGACAGAGAAGGTGTAATTTCACCTAAATTCAGAAAAGAAAATAACTATAGATATTACACAAGGGCTCAAATAATAACAATAAAAAAAATAACTACAATGAGAAAATTAGGTCTCACATTAGATGAAATCAAAGTTTTTTTTAATGAGAAAAAAGATGAAAAAGAAAAAAAAGATGAAGTATTAATAGAAAATGTTTTAGAGAGAATCAATGAAGACATAGAAAAGTTAAAAATGGTAAAAGAAGACTTACAAATTCATCTTGAAAGAATGAAAAGAAGTTCAAAAATACTTATTGGAATTCCTTTTATAAAAGAGATAAAAAGTATTAAAGGAATAAAAGTATATGAAAAAGAAAATCGCAAAACACTTACTTTTCCCAATAAAAAAATATTAGAGTTAATTAATGAATATGATGGAAAGATATTATTTTATATAACTAAAAAAAAGTTAAGTGAAATGAGTGATGTAAATATTCTGGGCTCTGGATATATTGTTGTAAAAGGTGATAAAAAAGTTGAAGAGAATATTATTGAAAAGGGTAAATATGTCTGTATGTTTTTGAAAGGAAATCATTTTGAAAATAGTATTTCTATAAAAAGATTAATTGAATGGATAGAGGAAAATAATTTTAAAAGAGTAAATGAGGAAGTCAATATTATAATTGAACCTGAAAATTTGAGTATAAAAAGAAGGGAAGATATTTTTTATAAGGTAAGTATACTAATTGAATAAAAATTTCAATACATAAATGAGGACAGCTTAAAAGCATCCTCATTTCTTTTTAATTAAAAAACCAACATCTGATTTATCTCATAATCAAACTAATCAATCAATGTTAAAAATTTTGCTTCATATTCATCTATTGGTATTGGTTTGCTTATAAGGTATCCTTGTACACCATCACAATTTAATTGCTTAAGTAATTTAAATTGTTCTTCTGTTTCAACACCTTCTACAATTAATTGAATGTTAAGATTATTACATATCTGCGCAAAAGATGAAATAAACAACTGTGCTCTTTCATTAGCCACAATATTTTTCATTAAACTTCTATCAATTTTCAAAGTATCTAAATCATTATCTATAAACAAAGCTATATTAGAATAACGAGCTCCAAAATCATCAATAGATAAAGAATACCCTTCTAATTTTATCCTTTGTAATACCTGATGTAATATATCACTACTCATCTCTTCATCATTTTCTATTATTTCTATCTCTAAAAGATATTTAGGAATTCTGTATCTATTCCATATTTCATTTAATCTATCAACAAAATCAATATTTTTTAATGTATAACGTGAAAAATTAACACTTATCGGCTTTATATCATATGCTTGTTTTATCCATTGTTTTATAATCTTGCATATTTTTTCAAAAACATAATAATCCAGTATACTGATTACTCTCGAGTTTTCAAACAAAGTTATAAAATTATTTGGCATTATTAAATTATTATCACTATCTCTATAACGTATTAATGCTTCTGCTCCAATTATCAAACGATCAAAATCTACTTTTGGTTGTAAAAAAACTTCAAAATGTTCATTTGAAATTTCTTCTTTCAAAGTTTTCATATTACAAAGAGCAAGCATATTATCATTTTCATGTCTATATCTGTATGCATTTGAATTATGTCTATAATATTCTTTTTTATCTTCATACATATTCCTATCTGCAATTAAAATTTCTTTTTCAATATTTTTACAAGTATCAAGCCATTTATAGCCTACAGCTCCCTTACATTCTTTGCTTAAAAATAATCTTTGTTTTATTTCTTTAATCTTTTCATTAAATATATCTTCTTTCATATTAAATGCTAAAACAACATATTCATCTCCACCAATTCTATATATATCTGATTGACAAAATGTAGCTCGCAATATATCAGCCGCCTCCTTAAGAATTTCATCTCCATATAAATGCCCATATAAATCATTTATATTTTTTAAACCATTTATATCCATAAAGAGTATTCCTATTTTTTCATCTTTAAAAGAAAGTTTTTGAATATCATCTAAATATTTATTTCTATTAAATAATCCTGTAAGATTATCATAATAATTATTATAAATTAAAATATTATTAAGTTGTTTATTTTCCAAAGCAAGACTTATAAAATAACTTATTGTTTCTATAATAGAAAATTTATTAGAATAAATTTCTGATGGGTTATCAACAACAATATAGCTATGTATCTTATTATTTAAAATGATAGGGGATATAATCATACTTTTAATTTTAAAATCTATTAATATTTTTGAAAATACAGGAGATATATTTTCAACTTCTTTGGAATTATTTATAACTATACTATTTCCTTTAGAAAATTCCTCTCTCCATTCAGGTGAAGGATCTAATTCAAGATATGTTCCACTTTTTATATACTCTATATCTGCTGCTCTGCTGCTTGCATATGTGACTAGAAATGTATTCTTCTCGTTTTTAACTATATAAGCTCTGTCAGCATCCATAGCTTTAATAAGTTTTTCTAAAATTTCAGGCATCTTCTTATCCAATTCTTGAAATTTATACAAATTCTTAATACATTCAATTGTTGTTTCTTCTAAGAATAATGTTTTTTCCAATCTTTTATGTTCTTCTTTTAATTTATTTTGAGTTTCTACCAGTTCATTTACATCAATATAAACAATATAGATAACAGGAACTCCATTGATACTTTCATTTATAAAAGTTCCTATAAATCTGATCCAAATATACTTTTCATCTTTACAAGGCATTCTGCATATTTCATCACATCTTTTTTCTCCATTATTTATAGCTTTTACTATAGCTGTCCTTATTTTCCCAAATTCTTTCAGATCATTTTTAAAATATTCTTTACAATTATTATTGAATATTCCCTTATATTCTTTTTTGGTATATCCTGTTAATTCATAGTAGTAATCATTTGCCCAAACTAAAGTAAATTCATCATCCAATAAATGTTTGCTTATACTTACTTCTAATGAACTTGTAAGCATATTATATTCTTCATTCAAGCTCTTTAGTTCCTTAGTGATTTTACTGATCATACACAGTCTCCTTTTTTGGCTGTAAGAAAAATTTTTTTATAAAAAAACTATATTTTACAATATTTTTTATCAAAATACAAATATATTTTTGGATTATAGATATATAATGAATAATAACTTTTTTTTAGAAAAAAGTCAAGTATTACTCATTAATATAATATTAATCATGTTATTTTCAAAATAATAATTATTAAATTTAATAAAAAAACTGACTCATAAACAGTTGAAATATTTCTAAATTTTCTCTGTTTTTAAGTCAGCTTTATATTTTATTCTTTATTTAGATATAAGTCCTTTAACTCCTCCTGATATTAATAATGTTACATCTTTAAGTACTTTTGGAAGGGAAAAAACTCCTGAATAAGCTATATATCTAGGTTCCCATTGAGGATAAAATTTATTTTTAAATAACTTAAGTCCTTGAAAATTATAAAAGCTCTCTCCATTTTTAAATACAAATAAGCCTATTTTATTCCATACAGGAGCAATATCTCTGTTTTCCATACCAGAAAGAGGTGCCATTCCAAGGCTAAATCTTTCATATCCCTCATCTTTTGCCCAAAGTATTATATAAATAAAAAGATATTCCATAGTTCCACTGATACATGACTTTAAATATCTCATAAGATCAACTGCTATTTTTTCTTTGGATTCAGTTACCATTATATTTGCAAAAGCTACAATCTCGTTATCTTTTTTTAGTACAGCTATTGGAAAATTATTCAAGTATTCCTCATCAAAGTATCCCAAAGAAAATCCTTTTTCTTTAGCTTTTTTACTTCCCAGCCATTCTTCAGATACTTCTCTCAATCTTTTCATATATTTTATCCCTTCTCCTTTTGGGATAACTTCAAATATCATATTCTCCTTATTAAGTTTGTTATATGTGTATCTTATATTTTTTCTTTGAGGAATATTAAGAGTAAATTCTTTTAGATCAATTACTCCTTCCTCTCCTATTTTCAAAAAATTTAATCCAACATCAAGATAGTAGTCTAGATAATCTTTAGAAACTTCATAGAATACAGGCTGCTTATTATTTTTTCTGCATAATTCATAAAATTTCCAGATAGAATCTCCTGCCTTTTCAGTTTTTCCAACAGGATCTCCCATAGCTATATAACTTTTTCCACTTTTGCCATACATTATAAAACTTTCTTCTTCATCTTCAAATATAACTTTTTTATCATTTAAAAGCACCAGATTTCCTTCTGGATTATCTGAAAAACAGAGACAGTTTTTAACTTTTTCAATTACATCTTTACTGTTTGTTTCAATTATTTCATTTGCAGGAGCAAAAAGTTTCCATACAGCGAATATAATAAGAGTAGCTGATATCCCTATAGTAGTTCTTAAAAAACTTGGAAATTCTTTATTAAAGGCTACTTTCCACCATATTTCATTCATATAATCTGACTTACTATATGCAAAAAAGCCTATATAGAGACTTGAAATAGCAACTAAAAATATCATTACTATCCAATTAAGTGTGAATTTTTCATTTATTATTGATGTTTTTCTATAAAAATATTTTTTTAATGGAATAGTTACAGCTAATATTATTCCCAGGAAAAAAGCTTCCTCATAGTCCAAACCTTTTAATAATGAAAGAATTATTCCTGCTCCAAGAAAGATTATTGTCATATAATATGCTCCATTGAGCCTCTTTTTTATTCCATAAGCAAGTATAAGAAGAACTGCTCCAGTTATACTTCCTAAAAAATGGGATATTTTGATGGTAAATACTGGAAGTATATCCTTCAATATTTTTATTCTATAAATAAGAGGGGGCATACTTCCTGATATTATGAGAACTATTCCTGCTGCAAATATCAATATAGATACAAGAAGTGGTATAAGAGAAATTATAAATTTCCCAAGAACTATTGATATATTTTTAAGTTCTCCTCTTTTCAATAATATTCTATAAATACAATATGATACAAAAGCTATCCCAAATGGAGCTATATAATATAAAAGCCTAAATATTATCAGAGCTGCTACTATTACTGATGAAGAGTAATATTTTCCCATTAAAGTAAGAAATACATAATCAAAAGCTCCTATTCCTCCAGGAAGATTACTTAATACCCCTATGATTTGTGCACTAAGAAATATTGGAAAAAATTTAACAAATGTAAGCAAATCACTTTGAGGAAGAAATATATATATTAATCCTGATACAAGTAGCCAATCTATAAGAGATATCAATACTTGAAATATAGATATTTCAAGACTTTTCTTCTTTAAGAATACTTTGTGAGATGAATATGATATTGCTATTATTAAAAGAATAATTCCTATTTCTCTAGTTGTATCAAAATAAAAATTGAATCTTGTCAAATCTACTGGCTCAAATGTTAAAAATAAACCTCCTATCCATAAAAGCCCAATCCAAAAACTTACATAGCAAAATTTTATTACTTTTACTATACTTTTGTAGGGAACATTCCAAAGAGAATATAAATTAATTCTCAATCCTGAGCCTGTAAGTCCTGAAAGACCTATGGAGTTAGCAAATGCATAACTTATAAAAGAAGTGAATATTATTTTTAAATTTGACAACTGTAATTTTTCATTTTTAAATGCCAGCACATCATACATAGTCAGCAGAAAATAGTCAATTATTACTATCCCTATTCCAAGTATTACATATCCACTATTTATAGATCTTAATGATTCTTTTATATCTTTTATGCTGTATACTTTCATTTCTTTATGAATAAAATATATTACTACACAGAATATCCCTATTTCAAGTAAGTATTTAAGTTTGTCGTATCTGCCTCTGTTATACATATTTTTTCCTCCTAGTTTTTATACCTATTATAGGTATTAGAAAAAAATTATATTATCCTTTTTAAAGGAAAAAACGTTATGACCAAGATATGTTTTTTCTAAATATTTAAAAAAGAGGTTTATTCTTGAATAAAAATAAAATTTTAGAGTTTTCAATTATAAACTCTTAAAATTTAAAGTATTTTCAAGGATTTCCCTCTTTTTATTTCCATTTTTTAAATTAATAATCTAAATTTTTATCTTTATATATTTTTTTATATCTTTCTTATCAAATTTAAATATAGGCATTCCACTTGAATATGGAGCTATTTCATAATGAGGATAAAGGAATACTACATTATCTCCCTGAAAATACATAACTGTATTTTTTATATTTGCTTCAGCATTTTCAAAAAATAATACCTCTTTACCTTCGCTATTCAGAGCATATCTGCTTCCATTATTTTCTTTGCTTTTAGCTATAATATCGTTCATCTTCATGTTAAAATGTTCTTCTGCATTTTCATCAAATATCACATCATAATCAAGCAAAGAATAATCTTTTTTACTTATATTGTATGTTTCAACAGTAGTAATTCCATGAGCTCCTCCCTGATACACATATGTAGTTATAATCAGAGAAAGAATATTAAAATTATTTTCTTTTATTTCATAATTCATCTTTGCCTCTATGGGCATTTCTTTTGTTCCAATATCTGCTGAACTAACTATATTCTCTATTATTATTCTTGCAGTTTCTTGAAGAGAAAGATTCAAATAAGAGATATCTTCATTTTCCACTCCTTTTATCTGTGGTATAACAATATCATAATTATATTTTTCCATATTCTCTTTATACTCAAGTTTTTCTACATTAGAATTATCTTTAACTGCAGTCTTTCCATTTTCACATGATATAAAAAAGAAAACAAGCAGCAGCAATCCTAAAAAACTTTTCATCTTTTTCATAAATTTACACTCCTACACTTTTCAAAATAATAATATAATACATTTTATCATATGCCTAACTTTATGTAAATACAAAGTAAAATTTCCTATTGTTCCCTTTGAAATAAAACAATGCTATTTTTGCCTAAATTACTCATAAATATATAGGCATCTTTTTATTTTATAGAAAACTAACAATTCATAATCTAAAAATAGAATTTAAAAGTTTTCTCCCTTAATATTATTTTTATTTTTCTTTTGATCTTCTTACATTTGAAATTTTTCCTTGACACATTAATCTCCCCAAGATTATTTTATTTTGTATTCTTAATTTCTTTATAAATATAATATAGTATATTAATCTCTAAAAGAAAATATTTTGCTAAAATATTATTTTTAAAATTTATTACTACAAAATTTTCTAGTCTTAAAAATAAATTTTTTCTTTTCTTCAGTATATAAGTATATATTAAGGCTTTTTTTATAGAAGAATATAGGATTCTTATATTGTATTTAGCAGTTGTTTTTTTTTATGATTGCCTTTATAATATAATAATGAAAATGAAAAAGGAGAGATTTCTTTATGTTTAAAAAATTATTTATGATTTTATTAAGTTGTACAATACTTTTTTCTGCATGTTCAGATGATAAAGCAGAAACTTCAGCAAAAGCTGTGAAAGAAAAACTTATAATTGCTCAGGATGGAGAACCTAAATCATTAGATGTTCATCAGGGAAATGATGGTTTTTCATTAAGTGCCAACAAACTTATTTATTCAAGGCTGGTAGAATCAGATGGTGATATGAATATTCTGCCTGGACTAGCAGAATCTTGGAAGCAAATAGATGATAAAACTATGCAGTTCAAATTGAGAAAAGGAGTAAAATTCCATAATGGATATGATTTTACTGCTGAAGATGTTAAATTCTCATTTGATAGAATGGCTAACTCACCTAGAATAGCTTTTGTTCTTCCTCCTATTGAAAAAGTAGAAGCTGTTGATGATTATACTGTAAATATTGTTACTAAAACACCATTTGGACCATTGCTTGCACATCTTTCTCATCCTGCATTAGGAATTGTAAGTAAAAAACTTATTACTGAAAATGAGCAAAGTTTTAAAGATCATCCTGTTGGTACTGGAAGTTATAAATTTAAAGAATGGATACCTGGTGACAGTCTGACTCTTGAAAAAAATGAAGATTATTTTGATAAAAAAAATGGGCTCAAATACATAGTATTCAAAAATATTGTAGAAGCTTCAAACAGAACTATTGGATTAGAAACTGGAGAAATAGACATCTCAATAGCTGTAAGTTCTGTAGATGAGAATACTATAAAAAATAATCCTAAACTTCAGCTTATTACAAAGCCTTCTATTTCTTATTCATATGTTGGAATGAATACTCAAAAAACTCCATTAAATGATATAAGAGTCAGAAAAGCTATAAACTATGCTGTAGATAAACAGGCTATTGTCGATGTAATCCTCAATGGAAGTGGTAAAATAGCTACCTCTCCTATCGCTCCAGGAGTTTTTGGGTTTACTGATAAAACTAAAAACTATGAATACAATGTAGAAAAAGCTCGTGAATTGATGAAAGAAGCTGGATATGAAAACGGATTTAAAACAAGTATTTTAGTATTTGGAGGAGAAGCTAATACTCAAACTGCAGAAATACTTCAAGCCTATTTAAAAGAAATTGGTATTGATTTAAGAATAGATGTGGTAGAAGTCAGTGCTTACTGGGATGCTACAGAAAAAGGAAGACATGACCTTTTCCTAGGTTCATGGGGAGTCGTGACTGGAGATGCTGATTATGGACTTTATGCAATGTATCACTCATCTGCAAAAGGTGGAGCTGGCAACAGAGATTTCTATGAAAATCCAAAAGTTGATGAACTTTTAGATAAAGCTAAAATGGCTACTGATCCTGAAGAAAGAAAAAAACTTTATGAAGAAATTCAATTATTAATAGTGGATGATGCACCTGATATCATGCTTTATAACAGAATATTAGCTGTTGGTGCTCAAAAGAATATAAAAGGATTAAATATCCATCCAGTTACTCTTCATGATTTCAGCACTGTTTATATTGAAGATTAATCTGTAAATTGGAGGAAACAGATGTTAGATGACAATGTTAAAACTCAAAAAATGGTAGAAATAGCCAAAATGTATTATGAGGAAGATCTTACTCAAAATGATATAGCAAAACGATTAGGAGTATCTCGTCCTCTTGTGAGCAAAATGCTTGCTGATGCAAAAGCAGCTGGTATAGTTACGATTCAAATAAATTCTCCATTTGTAAGTAATGAATTTCTTATGGAAGAGATCAAAAAAAAATATGATATTGAAGGTGGAATGGTTATTCCTCAAGCAGATACAGATTATCTTACTGATCAGGTAATATTAAATAATATAATATCATATATAAGTAATAATCTGAAAAAATATAGGAAATTTGGACTTGGATGGGGAAAAAATATTGGTGACCTTGTTCAAAAACTCGAAGTTTCAGAAAAAAAAATTGAACTTGAAGGTTATGTATGCCCTTTAGTAGGTAATATTTCTATGCCTACTAAAGATTTTCACTCAAATGAACTGATAAGAATATTTTCTCAAATGACTTTTCTCAAGCCATATTATCTCTTTGCTCCTGCATTTTTAGCTACTGAACAGGAGAAAAATCTGTTTATGAATATTGAAAATTATAAAGATATAAAAAGATTATGGGAAAAACTTGATGTAGCTATTTTAAGTATTGGAAATCATCCATCTGTTCCTGACCTTGCCACAGCTTCAAGATTTGGAAATAATCTCCAAAAAGAAAAAGCCATTGGTAATATTCTTTCATATTATTATGATATAAATGGTAATTTTATAACTGGAGATAATGATTTCTCCATTGAAATCCCTTTGGATGACTTAAAAAAAATAAAACATGTAATAGGTATATGTTCTTCAAAAACAAGTAAGGATGCTGTTATTGGAGCTTTAAAAACTGGTATTATAACTTATCTAGTGATAGATGAAAATACAGCTAAAGAAATAATATAATAAAATTATAAAAAATAAATTTTTTATAACATCTTAAAATCTAAATATTTAGCTCATGATATTTTAAAAAAAAATTAAAAATATTATTGACAGAAAAAATAAAATATGATATAAAATTAGCAGAATATCGCCTGCCTAGTGTGCGATCAAGAAATGACTAGGCCTTTTTATTTTTTTGAAAAATAGAAATCTAGTATCTTTTTTTCTTGATCTCATTTATATATGAAATTTTTTCAGAATCAATAAAAATTTAAATATATCTTTTGTATAAACCCCTATTTATTCTAAATTTAATATTTCTATTACAAAATTATTATAATTATTTAATAAAAATAAAGGATTTTTTATATTGTTTTTAGAATAAACTTATTAAAATATCAATTAAAACAGGGGAGTTTTTTTATGAAAGTTTTTTTATTCTTTTTAATCTGTCTTTTTGGATTATCATTATTTTTTATTGGAATATGTATTTATTGTTTTGAATTTTTGATATTTTTTTAGTACTAAAAATTCAAAATTTATTATCTTTATTCTGATTAATTTTTATACTATCATTCAATTATTTTGTAATTTATGTAAATTTTCTGATATTTATTCAAAATAATTATCAAAGAAAAAATAAAAATCATTTTATAAACAAATATATACTAAATTTAAGTTTTAGTGTATATTTTTTGATGCAAAAGATGTTAAAAAAGATAATAATAAAACTTTTATTAAAATCTTTAGAATTAAAAGATTATTTTTTATAGAAAATAAAATATATTTCATCTAATAGATCACAACTAAAAAATACCTCAAATACTATTTTCAGTATTCAAGGTATCTTATTCTTTTTATTCTTTTATAATTCTTTTATCAATATACTTTTGTATTTCTGGCATTACAAATTCATGGAAAAGCTGTGGTGCATACTCAATTATAGGTGACATTCTTTTTAGCACCATTTCTTTTGTAGCACTGAACTTCTTCCATGTATGTCCATCCGAAGTAAGATTCTGTATAAATCCCTGAAATCTATCAAAAGTATTAGCAAACTTTGCTTCTTTAGTTTCCATATTCTCAAATTCAAGCCATAGCTTCATGAATTCTTTTTCTTGCTCTTCTGGAAGCATTCCATATATCTTCTCTGCACTTTCTAATTCTGCACGCCATTTAGTCTGTTTGTTGTAATCTGAAAACGCAGGAGTATCTCCTGCATATATCTCAACAATATCGTGTATAAGTACCAGTTTAAGAACTTTTTCCATATCTATTTCACCCAGATTAGAATACTCTTTCAAAGTTATTGCACATAGAGCCATATGCCAACTATGTTCAGCATCATTTTCCCTTCTATTTAAATCTCCTAATACAATAGATTGTCTTAAAATACTCTTCACTTTATCTATTTCTATTAAAAATTGAACTTGATCTGCTAATTTTCCCATTTTTACCTCATTTTCTTAAAATACTATTTTTTTATAAAAATCATTTCTTCATCTCTGTCATTAGTAAGTATTAATTTATTTCCATCTTCTTTTATTGTTTTTGCACTTTTCAAAAGAGTAAGATATTGATCTTCTACTATCATTTTATCTCTAGGTCCAGCCATTCTAGTTGTAGCTAAAGCTCCTATATTTATACTTCCATTACTTATATCTGCTTTTCCAAAGAATCTATTTATTCCAGCAAATCCAAATATTCTTCCTTCTTTATCAAATCCAATTGTCAAATTATTTTCTACAAAAAGGTTAGTAAGCACATATTCATTACCAGCTACATTTTCAAGTGATACTTCTACAGGAACTTCTACTTTAACTGGTGTAGAACTACATCCAACTAATAGCATCAAAGTTGCTAAAAAGATAAATATTTTTTTCATTATTAAACCACCTCGTATAATTTTTTGTATCTTTTATAAAATTATACAACAAATAAATGGTTCTGTACAGATTAACAAAATATATTTTATCTCATATTTCATTATTTATTATCTCTATAAAGGAATAAATTTCCAAGAAAAATATTATAAAATTATATAAATAAAATGAGCCAGCAATAGATTTTTGAAAATATCAGAAAAAATTATCTAAAATGAAGGT
Proteins encoded in this region:
- a CDS encoding META domain-containing protein — encoded protein: MKKIFIFLATLMLLVGCSSTPVKVEVPVEVSLENVAGNEYVLTNLFVENNLTIGFDKEGRIFGFAGINRFFGKADISNGSINIGALATTRMAGPRDKMIVEDQYLTLLKSAKTIKEDGNKLILTNDRDEEMIFIKK